Proteins encoded within one genomic window of Blattabacterium cuenoti:
- the hisD gene encoding histidinol dehydrogenase, with the protein MDNNIQVYSYPSKKKWRNIIKRPARNVDQLTEIVLSIINNVKLYGDVALKTYTKKYDHFNLKCIQVTEEDIDKSNLKISNCLKKSIHIAYENILRFHKEQIHEESKIEVSPGVICWRKSIPIEKIGLYIPGGSAPLLSTILMLGIPSKLAGCEDIVLCTPPNKNGKINPSILYTAKYVGIKKIYKIGGAQAIAAMAYGTESVPSVYKIFGPGNSYVTIAKQIVSQKEIVSIDMPAGPSEIVILTDETANTEYVASDLLSQSEHDPESYIILITISNDYWIKEVKEELKKQFFHLYDRQHIIKKSLENSKIIILSSMEECIDLINQIAPEHLIVNCNNASYWGNKIKNAGSVFLGNYSPVSVGDYASGTNHVLPTYGYAKSYSGISVESFLKKVTFQKISKKGLRNLSNCIDILSSEEGLIAHKKSINIRLKNE; encoded by the coding sequence ATGGATAATAATATTCAAGTATATTCTTACCCTTCAAAAAAAAAATGGAGAAATATCATAAAAAGACCTGCAAGAAACGTAGATCAATTGACGGAGATTGTCCTATCTATTATAAATAATGTAAAATTATATGGAGATGTTGCTTTAAAAACTTATACGAAAAAATATGATCATTTTAATTTAAAATGTATTCAAGTAACAGAAGAAGATATTGATAAATCCAATTTAAAAATTTCAAATTGTTTAAAAAAATCGATTCATATAGCATATGAAAATATTTTACGTTTTCACAAAGAACAAATACATGAGGAATCAAAAATAGAAGTCTCTCCAGGAGTCATCTGTTGGAGAAAATCTATTCCAATAGAAAAAATAGGGTTGTATATTCCTGGAGGATCTGCTCCTTTATTATCCACGATTTTGATGTTAGGAATTCCTAGCAAATTAGCAGGATGCGAAGATATTGTTTTATGTACTCCTCCTAATAAAAATGGGAAAATTAATCCTTCTATTTTATATACTGCTAAGTATGTAGGAATTAAAAAAATATATAAAATTGGAGGTGCTCAAGCTATTGCAGCTATGGCTTATGGAACTGAAAGTGTTCCTTCCGTTTATAAAATATTTGGACCAGGAAACTCCTATGTTACAATAGCTAAACAAATTGTTTCTCAAAAAGAAATTGTATCTATAGATATGCCTGCAGGACCTTCAGAAATTGTGATATTAACAGATGAAACTGCTAATACAGAATATGTTGCTTCTGATTTACTTTCTCAATCAGAACATGATCCAGAAAGTTATATTATTTTAATTACTATATCTAATGATTATTGGATTAAAGAAGTAAAAGAAGAATTAAAAAAACAATTTTTTCATCTGTATGATAGACAACATATCATTAAGAAATCTTTAGAAAATAGTAAAATAATTATTCTTTCTTCCATGGAAGAATGTATTGATTTAATTAATCAAATTGCTCCAGAACATCTTATTGTTAATTGCAATAACGCTTCTTATTGGGGAAATAAGATAAAAAATGCTGGATCTGTTTTTTTAGGAAATTATTCCCCAGTTAGTGTTGGAGATTATGCTTCTGGAACAAATCATGTTCTTCCTACATATGGATATGCAAAATCTTATAGTGGAATCTCTGTAGAGAGTTTCCTTAAAAAAGTTACTTTTCAAAAAATTTCCAAAAAAGGATTACGAAATTTATCAAATTGTATAGATATTTTGTCTTCTGAAGAAGGATTAATAGCACATAAAAAATCTATTAATATTCGATTAAAAAATGAATAA
- the serS gene encoding serine--tRNA ligase: MLQASFIKKNRKKVLLGLSKRNFYKVGLIDDILILDKKKKKIQYILNGISEKENLISKKISLFLKKKENCLNQINSLKEESICLKKQKKNLNIEFKNIVSNLEEKLNQIPNIPDEKIKKNTEKDILFQYFQENPICNSIKKILPHWELSNKFHLFSSDLGTKISGSGFSVFIGKGASLQRSLIQYFLDQNIRASYIEYSLPYLINEMSGYSTGQIPDKEDQMYLIEKDNLYLIPTGEVPLMNCFRDNTFLEKDLPVKATTYTSCFRREAGSYGSKVRGLNRLHQFEKVEIIQITTPNTSYYYLNEMIFHIKKILKSLELPFRLIRLNGTDLGFSSAMTYDFEVYSIGQKKWLEVSSVSNCTNFQSNRLHLRCKTTTGKGKMELCHTLNGSALALPRLMSALLENNQTENKIIIPKVLIPYTGFDSIES, translated from the coding sequence ATGCTTCAAGCATCTTTTATAAAGAAAAATAGAAAAAAAGTTTTATTAGGATTAAGTAAAAGAAACTTTTATAAGGTCGGTCTGATCGATGATATATTAATTTTAGATAAGAAAAAAAAGAAAATACAATATATTCTAAATGGTATATCAGAAAAAGAAAATTTAATATCTAAAAAAATAAGTCTTTTTCTTAAGAAGAAAGAAAATTGTTTAAATCAAATAAATTCTTTGAAAGAAGAATCTATTTGTTTAAAAAAACAAAAAAAAAACTTGAATATAGAATTCAAAAATATTGTTAGTAATTTAGAAGAAAAATTAAATCAAATTCCTAATATTCCTGATGAAAAAATAAAAAAAAATACAGAAAAAGATATTCTTTTTCAATATTTTCAAGAAAATCCTATTTGTAATTCTATTAAAAAAATTCTTCCCCATTGGGAACTGTCTAATAAGTTTCATTTATTTAGTTCTGATTTAGGAACAAAAATAAGTGGATCTGGATTTTCTGTTTTTATTGGAAAAGGGGCTTCCTTACAAAGGAGTTTAATCCAATATTTTTTAGATCAAAATATACGTGCTTCATATATAGAATATAGTTTACCTTATCTTATTAATGAAATGTCTGGATATTCCACAGGACAAATACCAGATAAAGAAGATCAAATGTATTTGATAGAAAAAGATAATCTTTATCTTATTCCAACTGGAGAAGTCCCTCTTATGAATTGTTTTAGAGATAATACTTTTCTAGAGAAAGATCTGCCTGTAAAAGCCACAACTTATACTTCTTGTTTTAGGAGAGAAGCTGGATCTTATGGATCTAAAGTACGAGGATTAAATAGATTACATCAATTTGAAAAAGTTGAAATTATTCAGATTACTACACCTAACACTTCTTACTATTACTTAAATGAAATGATTTTTCATATTAAAAAAATTTTAAAATCTTTAGAATTACCGTTTAGACTAATTCGTTTAAACGGAACAGATTTGGGTTTTTCTTCTGCAATGACTTATGATTTTGAAGTTTATTCTATAGGACAAAAAAAATGGTTAGAAGTAAGTTCTGTTTCAAATTGTACGAATTTTCAATCCAATAGATTACATCTTCGATGTAAAACTACTACAGGAAAAGGAAAAATGGAATTATGTCATACTTTAAATGGAAGCGCTTTGGCTTTACCACGTCTTATGTCCGCTTTATTAGAAAATAATCAAACGGAAAATAAAATCATTATTCCTAAAGTTTTAATTCCTTATACAGGATTTGATTCAATAGAATCATAA
- a CDS encoding bifunctional 5,10-methylenetetrahydrofolate dehydrogenase/5,10-methenyltetrahydrofolate cyclohydrolase — protein sequence MTQLLNGNQLATEIRKEISKEIDQKIRKKKKRLPHLGIILSGNNSSSLTYVNRKIQECKDIGIKSTLIHLPKWILEHEILEEIKKMNENPLIDGIIVQLPLPKHINEENIILSINPKKDVDGFHPENFGKMSLNMNAFFPATALGILTILEKNQIKIYGKHTVVIGRSRIVGRPISILLSSRKNTGNSTVTLTHSRTSNIEYYTKQADIIIIAIGVPGFLKGEMIKKGVVIVDVGITRIQDGNKSFLKGDVDFNSVYGKASYLTPVPGGIGPMTRIMLMKNTLIAALKNNC from the coding sequence ATGACTCAACTATTAAATGGGAATCAACTAGCAACAGAGATAAGAAAAGAAATTTCTAAAGAAATAGATCAAAAGATACGAAAGAAAAAAAAACGTCTTCCTCATCTTGGAATTATTTTATCAGGAAATAATAGTTCTAGTTTGACATATGTCAATAGAAAGATACAAGAATGTAAAGATATAGGAATTAAATCTACTTTAATTCATTTACCAAAATGGATTTTAGAACATGAAATATTAGAAGAAATTAAAAAAATGAATGAAAATCCATTAATAGATGGGATTATTGTCCAACTTCCTCTTCCAAAACATATCAATGAAGAAAATATAATTTTATCTATTAATCCAAAAAAAGATGTAGATGGATTTCATCCTGAAAATTTTGGAAAAATGTCTTTAAATATGAATGCTTTTTTTCCTGCTACTGCATTAGGAATATTAACTATTTTAGAAAAAAACCAAATTAAAATATATGGAAAACATACTGTAGTTATTGGAAGAAGCAGAATTGTAGGAAGACCAATCAGTATTTTACTAAGCAGTAGAAAAAATACTGGAAATAGTACTGTGACTCTTACTCATAGTCGAACTTCTAATATAGAATACTATACAAAACAAGCAGATATAATTATTATAGCAATAGGAGTTCCAGGTTTTTTAAAAGGAGAAATGATAAAAAAAGGAGTTGTCATTGTAGATGTAGGAATCACTAGAATTCAAGATGGAAATAAATCCTTTTTAAAAGGAGATGTTGATTTTAATAGTGTTTATGGAAAAGCCTCTTATCTGACACCTGTTCCAGGTGGAATAGGACCTATGACACGTATTATGCTTATGAAAAATACTTTAATAGCTGCATTAAAAAATAATTGTTAA
- the hisIE gene encoding bifunctional phosphoribosyl-AMP cyclohydrolase/phosphoribosyl-ATP diphosphatase HisIE: MKFIQEEEINFKDGLIPVIVQDSKTDKVLMLGYMNKEAYRKSIEEKKVTFYSRSKKRLWTKGEISQNYLLIQDILIDCDKDTLLIKANPTGPICHKGTDTCWKELNRINFLFFLENLISNRIRNKDKKNSYVFQLFKKGINRISQKFGEEAVEVLIESVKGEDNKNLFLNESADLLFHYLLLLQSKECTIQDVVDVLEKRHNKRNH, translated from the coding sequence ATGAAATTTATTCAAGAAGAAGAAATAAATTTTAAAGATGGATTAATTCCTGTTATTGTTCAAGATTCAAAAACTGATAAAGTTTTAATGTTAGGTTATATGAATAAAGAAGCATATAGAAAAAGCATTGAAGAAAAAAAAGTAACTTTTTATAGTAGATCCAAAAAAAGATTATGGACAAAGGGAGAAATTAGTCAAAATTATCTTTTGATTCAAGATATATTAATTGATTGTGACAAAGATACATTATTGATTAAAGCAAATCCAACAGGTCCTATTTGTCATAAAGGAACGGATACTTGCTGGAAAGAATTAAATAGAATCAATTTTCTATTTTTTTTAGAAAATCTAATTTCTAATAGGATAAGAAACAAAGATAAAAAAAATTCTTATGTATTTCAACTTTTCAAAAAAGGAATTAATAGAATATCCCAAAAATTTGGAGAAGAAGCTGTGGAAGTTCTTATTGAATCTGTCAAAGGAGAAGATAACAAAAACTTATTTTTAAATGAATCTGCAGATTTGTTGTTTCATTATTTGTTACTTTTACAGAGTAAAGAGTGTACTATTCAAGATGTTGTAGATGTTTTAGAAAAAAGACACAATAAAAGAAATCATTAA
- the hisC gene encoding histidinol-phosphate transaminase: MNQSKTIFFSNFDLNSLIRDNILNMDPYLSAREEFQEKDFIFLDANENSFGSPLSFSNSYNRYPDPLQMELKEKISKIKNIPSSKIFLGNGSNEIIDLIYRIFSRPKIDHSIIFPPTYGMYEISGKIHEVDVIKIHLTKEKYQLNLKKIENVINQYSKIIFICSPNNPTGNDIKREDIQKVIKKFSGIVVLDEAYIDFSDQESFSLEIEKYPNLILIQTLSKSWGLAGLRIGMAIASEEIIQWMNKVKYPYNVNQISQEIAIQALDNKDLFFFHLKNILLERKYMKKSLKEIPIIEKVYPSSSNFLLVKITNSSRNLYKYLIENNIIVRDRSKIILCNECLRITVGTHDENKYLINQIKKYSKKYFGDHPKKINN; the protein is encoded by the coding sequence ATGAATCAATCCAAAACAATCTTCTTTTCAAATTTTGATTTAAATTCATTAATAAGAGATAATATTCTTAATATGGATCCTTATCTCTCAGCTAGAGAGGAATTTCAAGAAAAAGATTTTATTTTTTTAGATGCTAATGAAAATTCTTTTGGATCTCCTTTATCTTTTTCTAATTCTTATAATAGATATCCAGATCCATTACAAATGGAATTAAAAGAAAAAATCTCAAAAATAAAGAATATCCCTTCATCTAAAATATTTTTAGGAAATGGAAGTAATGAAATTATTGATTTAATTTATCGTATTTTTTCGCGTCCAAAAATTGATCATTCTATTATTTTTCCTCCTACTTATGGAATGTATGAAATTAGCGGAAAAATTCATGAAGTGGATGTTATAAAAATTCATCTTACAAAAGAAAAATATCAATTAAATTTAAAAAAAATAGAAAATGTGATCAACCAGTATAGTAAGATAATTTTTATTTGTTCTCCAAATAATCCTACTGGAAATGATATAAAAAGAGAAGATATTCAAAAAGTTATAAAAAAATTTTCAGGAATAGTTGTTTTGGATGAAGCTTATATTGATTTTTCAGATCAAGAATCTTTCTCTCTAGAAATAGAGAAATATCCTAATTTAATTCTTATACAAACACTTTCTAAATCTTGGGGATTAGCTGGATTGAGAATAGGAATGGCTATTGCTTCTGAAGAAATTATTCAATGGATGAACAAAGTAAAATATCCATATAATGTGAATCAAATTTCGCAAGAAATAGCTATCCAAGCATTGGACAATAAAGATTTATTTTTTTTTCATTTAAAAAATATTCTTTTAGAAAGAAAATATATGAAAAAATCTTTAAAGGAGATTCCCATAATAGAGAAAGTCTATCCTAGTTCTTCTAATTTTCTATTAGTAAAAATAACAAATTCTTCAAGGAATCTTTATAAATATTTGATTGAAAATAATATAATCGTTAGAGATCGTTCAAAAATTATTTTATGCAATGAATGTTTAAGAATCACAGTAGGAACTCATGATGAAAACAAATATTTAATAAACCAAATTAAAAAATATTCTAAAAAATATTTTGGGGATCATCCAAAAAAAATCAATAATTAA
- the hisH gene encoding imidazole glycerol phosphate synthase subunit HisH — protein sequence MKTIIIKYPVGNVQSVLFSLERIGVEAIVTDSQESIRTAEKVILPGVGEAHFAMKYLKKNKLDVLLSELKQPVLGICLGMQLLCKHSEERSTPCIGVFDFSVKKFQSENKNEKIPQIGWNTIHNLKGPLFENIPDGSYQYFVHSYYVPLGKYTVAETKYIVSYSAALQKKNFYAVQFHPEKSSYVGHKILENFIRL from the coding sequence ATGAAAACAATTATTATAAAATATCCTGTTGGGAATGTGCAATCTGTTCTTTTTTCTTTGGAAAGAATAGGAGTAGAAGCAATTGTAACAGATTCACAAGAATCTATTCGAACAGCTGAAAAAGTTATTCTTCCTGGTGTAGGAGAAGCTCATTTTGCTATGAAATATTTGAAAAAAAATAAATTAGATGTTCTTCTTTCTGAACTAAAACAACCTGTATTAGGAATTTGTTTAGGAATGCAATTGCTTTGTAAACATTCGGAAGAGAGAAGTACTCCATGTATAGGAGTTTTCGATTTTTCTGTAAAAAAGTTTCAATCAGAAAATAAGAATGAGAAAATTCCTCAAATAGGATGGAATACAATTCACAATTTAAAAGGTCCTTTATTTGAAAATATTCCAGATGGAAGTTATCAATATTTTGTACATAGTTATTATGTTCCTTTAGGAAAATACACTGTGGCTGAAACAAAGTACATAGTTTCTTATAGTGCTGCTTTACAAAAAAAAAACTTTTATGCAGTTCAATTTCATCCTGAAAAATCTTCTTATGTAGGACATAAAATATTAGAAAATTTTATTCGATTATAA
- the hisG gene encoding ATP phosphoribosyltransferase: MDKLKIAIQKSGRLYEDSIKLLKDCSIEVNIGIDKLKTTALNFPLEILFLRDDDIPQYLEDGVADIGIVGKNVLLEKRKKIQIKETLGFGKCRLSIAVPKSIRYNDLNDLNGKRIATSYPFLVREFFEKKYIQAEIHEISGAVEIAPGIGLADCICDLVSSGSTLFMNGLKEVETILQSEAVLASHLHLEDPQKIIMDKLLFRIRAVKKAKNNKYILLNVPNERLEKIISYLPGIKSPVILPLANSECSSVHSVVNENDFWGIIENLKALGAQDILVLPIEKIIL; the protein is encoded by the coding sequence ATGGATAAACTTAAAATAGCTATTCAAAAATCAGGACGTCTTTATGAAGACTCCATTAAGTTGCTTAAAGATTGCAGCATTGAGGTTAATATTGGTATAGATAAATTGAAAACTACAGCCCTTAATTTTCCATTGGAAATCCTTTTTTTGCGAGATGATGATATTCCTCAATATTTAGAAGATGGAGTTGCTGATATAGGAATAGTGGGAAAAAATGTTCTTTTAGAAAAAAGAAAAAAAATACAAATAAAAGAAACTTTGGGTTTTGGAAAATGTCGTCTTTCTATAGCTGTTCCTAAATCCATTAGATATAATGATTTAAATGATTTAAATGGAAAACGTATTGCAACAAGTTATCCTTTTTTAGTTAGAGAATTTTTCGAAAAAAAATATATACAAGCAGAAATTCACGAAATTTCTGGAGCCGTTGAAATCGCACCTGGAATTGGATTAGCTGATTGCATTTGTGATTTAGTGAGTAGTGGATCTACATTATTTATGAATGGATTAAAAGAAGTAGAAACGATTCTTCAATCTGAAGCCGTTTTGGCTTCTCATCTTCATTTAGAAGATCCGCAAAAAATCATAATGGATAAGTTATTATTTAGAATACGAGCCGTAAAAAAAGCTAAAAATAATAAATATATTCTTTTAAACGTTCCTAATGAGCGATTAGAAAAAATAATTTCTTATCTTCCCGGAATTAAAAGTCCAGTAATTCTTCCTTTAGCGAATTCAGAATGCAGTTCTGTCCATTCTGTAGTAAATGAAAACGATTTTTGGGGGATAATAGAAAATTTAAAAGCACTTGGAGCACAAGATATATTAGTTCTTCCAATAGAAAAAATTATACTGTGA
- the rsmA gene encoding 16S rRNA (adenine(1518)-N(6)/adenine(1519)-N(6))-dimethyltransferase RsmA — MRSFFYKKKLDQHFLKDKNIAKKIVKNLSFQDYNTVVEIGPGLGILTTYLLSICSKVFLIEIDEELIFFLRKNFSISNNQIIHKDFLKWNPEEINLKNFALIGNFPYSISSQILFHLLKYNQYIPECIGMFQKEVAERIISHEGKKTYGILSVLIQTFYDVKYLFTVKKHVFFPVPNVQSAVLLLKRKKKIKAFNKNILFKCVKMSFNQRRKILKNSLKSFIKKIPNFYNLPFLNKRAEQLSIREFIQLTNEIEIRK, encoded by the coding sequence ATGAGAAGTTTTTTTTATAAAAAAAAATTAGATCAACATTTTTTAAAAGATAAAAATATAGCTAAAAAAATTGTAAAAAATCTTTCTTTTCAGGACTATAATACAGTTGTTGAAATAGGACCAGGATTAGGGATATTAACTACTTATTTGTTAAGTATATGTTCTAAAGTTTTTTTAATAGAAATAGATGAAGAACTAATTTTCTTTTTAAGGAAAAATTTTTCTATTTCCAATAATCAAATAATCCATAAAGATTTTTTAAAATGGAACCCTGAAGAAATTAACCTTAAAAACTTTGCATTGATTGGAAATTTTCCTTATAGTATTTCTTCTCAAATATTGTTTCATCTACTAAAATACAATCAATACATTCCAGAATGTATTGGAATGTTTCAAAAAGAAGTAGCAGAACGTATAATTTCTCATGAAGGAAAAAAGACTTATGGAATTTTATCTGTTCTTATACAAACATTTTATGATGTGAAATATCTTTTTACTGTTAAAAAACACGTTTTTTTTCCTGTTCCAAATGTACAATCAGCAGTTCTTCTCTTGAAAAGAAAAAAAAAAATAAAGGCTTTTAATAAAAATATTTTGTTCAAATGCGTAAAGATGTCCTTTAATCAGAGAAGAAAAATATTGAAAAATTCTTTAAAATCTTTTATAAAAAAAATACCAAATTTTTATAATCTTCCATTTTTGAATAAAAGAGCAGAACAATTATCCATAAGAGAATTTATTCAATTAACAAATGAAATAGAAATTAGAAAATGA
- the hisF gene encoding imidazole glycerol phosphate synthase subunit HisF, which translates to MLLTKRIIPCLDIKNGRTVKGVNFKHLKDAGNPIELGSWYTKEGADELIFLDITATNEKRKTLLSLVREVARHINIPFTVGGGIREEKDVELLLNAGADKISINTAAFENPKLLEILSSRFGSQCIVLAIDTKYEKNEWRVYLNGGRVSTKRKTLDWAKEAYDRGVGEILLTSMNHDGTKSGFALDITKEISEKLSIPVIASGGAGKLEDFYKVFKNGKADAALAASIFHYKEIKIPELKYYLINQNIPIRFVDDRGRMIDNQNQIFS; encoded by the coding sequence ATGTTATTAACTAAACGTATTATTCCTTGTTTAGACATAAAAAATGGAAGAACTGTAAAAGGGGTAAATTTTAAACATTTAAAGGATGCTGGAAATCCAATTGAATTAGGAAGTTGGTATACGAAAGAAGGAGCAGATGAATTAATATTTTTAGATATTACAGCTACAAATGAAAAACGTAAAACTTTATTAAGTTTAGTAAGAGAAGTAGCTCGTCATATTAATATTCCTTTTACTGTGGGGGGAGGAATTAGAGAAGAAAAAGATGTTGAATTATTATTAAATGCAGGTGCGGATAAAATATCTATTAATACTGCAGCTTTTGAAAATCCAAAGCTTTTAGAAATTCTTTCTAGTCGATTTGGAAGTCAATGCATTGTTTTGGCAATTGACACAAAATACGAAAAGAATGAATGGAGGGTTTATTTAAATGGAGGAAGGGTTTCTACTAAAAGAAAAACTTTAGATTGGGCAAAGGAAGCTTATGATAGAGGAGTAGGAGAAATACTATTAACTTCAATGAATCATGATGGAACAAAAAGTGGATTTGCTTTAGACATAACTAAAGAAATATCTGAAAAACTTTCCATACCTGTTATTGCTTCAGGAGGAGCTGGAAAATTAGAAGATTTTTATAAAGTTTTTAAAAATGGAAAAGCAGATGCAGCTTTAGCTGCTAGTATTTTTCATTATAAAGAAATAAAAATACCTGAACTAAAATATTATCTAATCAATCAGAACATCCCCATTCGATTTGTAGATGATAGGGGGAGAATGATTGATAATCAAAATCAAATATTTTCATAA
- the hisB gene encoding bifunctional histidinol-phosphatase/imidazoleglycerol-phosphate dehydratase HisB, with translation MKKILFIDRDGTIIREVPPTYQIDAFSKINFYPKVLFFLSKIVQELNYDLVMVSNQDGLGTEKFPEKYFWPIHNHILKILKTEGIHFFSVHIDKSFPEEKSPNRKPGTGMLTFFLKNSNYNLSESFVIGDRITDVLLAKNLGCKSIWINNHHNDNQFFKEEEFYFSNTNTKENKEILIKNVVVLQTDNWKDIYEYLKLKDLSKKFIHQRTTLETNVKVTIRLYGKGKSHIQTGIGFFDHLLQQISFHSFIDLNIHTRGDLHVDEHHSIEDTGITLGEAFYKAIGDKRGIERYGFFSLPMDDCLATVSLDLGGRSLLYWKVQFYREKIGGIPTEMFFHFFQSFSSSAKCNIHIHAIGNNEHHKIESIFKAFARSIKMAIQKNPNREFHLPSSKGLL, from the coding sequence ATGAAAAAAATATTATTTATAGATAGAGATGGAACCATTATTAGAGAAGTTCCTCCTACTTATCAAATTGATGCCTTTAGTAAGATAAATTTTTATCCAAAGGTTCTATTTTTTTTATCAAAAATTGTTCAGGAATTGAACTATGATTTAGTTATGGTATCTAATCAAGATGGATTAGGAACTGAAAAATTTCCAGAAAAGTATTTTTGGCCCATACATAATCACATATTAAAAATTTTGAAAACGGAAGGAATTCATTTTTTTTCTGTTCATATAGATAAAAGTTTTCCAGAAGAAAAATCTCCTAATAGAAAACCTGGAACAGGAATGTTAACTTTTTTTTTAAAAAATTCTAATTACAATTTATCAGAATCTTTTGTTATTGGAGATAGGATTACAGATGTTTTACTTGCTAAAAATTTAGGATGTAAATCCATATGGATAAATAATCATCATAATGATAATCAATTTTTTAAAGAAGAAGAATTTTATTTTTCTAATACTAATACAAAAGAAAATAAGGAGATTCTAATAAAAAATGTAGTTGTGTTACAAACTGATAACTGGAAAGATATTTATGAATATTTAAAACTTAAAGATCTTTCCAAGAAATTCATACATCAAAGAACTACATTAGAAACAAATGTAAAAGTAACTATTCGACTTTATGGAAAAGGAAAATCTCATATACAAACAGGAATTGGATTTTTTGATCATCTTTTACAACAAATTTCGTTTCATAGTTTTATCGATTTAAATATTCATACAAGAGGGGATCTTCATGTAGATGAGCATCATTCAATAGAAGATACTGGAATTACCTTAGGAGAAGCATTTTATAAAGCTATTGGAGATAAACGGGGGATAGAACGTTATGGTTTTTTTTCACTTCCTATGGATGATTGTTTAGCTACAGTTTCATTGGATCTTGGAGGAAGAAGTCTATTATATTGGAAAGTTCAATTTTATAGAGAAAAAATAGGAGGAATTCCTACAGAAATGTTTTTTCATTTTTTTCAATCTTTTTCTTCATCTGCAAAATGTAATATACATATACATGCTATAGGAAATAATGAACATCATAAAATAGAATCTATTTTTAAAGCTTTTGCCAGATCTATAAAGATGGCTATACAAAAGAATCCTAATAGGGAATTCCATTTACCCAGTTCTAAAGGTCTTTTGTAA
- the hisA gene encoding 1-(5-phosphoribosyl)-5-[(5-phosphoribosylamino)methylideneamino]imidazole-4-carboxamide isomerase, whose amino-acid sequence MNIIAAIDIIDGKCVRLIQGDFHQKKIYNNDPLDVAFLLEDHGISRLHLVDLDGARKGKVVHWKILEKIAMYTHLIIDFGGGIHTDEDVRLVFENGGYMATIGSIAVRNPLLLKKWVHIYGKNKILLGVDIKDNRIAINGWTKFSNISFWDFLKEKETHGVKKIFCTDISKDGVLSGPSFSLYKKIRKKFPNLELIASGGIRNIEDINQLYDLGCYGAIIGKAIYEKKIFLSELMNWKKNNQKRCY is encoded by the coding sequence ATGAATATTATTGCGGCTATAGATATTATAGATGGAAAATGTGTTCGTTTAATACAAGGAGATTTTCATCAAAAAAAAATTTATAATAATGATCCATTAGATGTTGCATTTTTATTAGAAGATCATGGAATATCTAGATTACATCTAGTAGATTTAGATGGAGCAAGAAAAGGAAAAGTGGTTCATTGGAAAATATTAGAAAAAATTGCGATGTATACACATCTTATTATTGATTTTGGGGGGGGGATTCATACAGATGAGGATGTTCGTCTTGTTTTTGAAAATGGAGGATATATGGCAACTATTGGAAGTATTGCTGTACGAAACCCTTTGCTTCTAAAAAAATGGGTTCATATTTATGGAAAAAATAAAATTTTACTTGGAGTAGATATTAAAGACAATAGAATAGCAATTAATGGATGGACAAAATTTTCGAATATTTCTTTTTGGGATTTTTTAAAAGAAAAAGAGACTCATGGAGTAAAAAAAATTTTTTGTACAGACATCTCTAAAGACGGAGTTCTTTCTGGCCCTTCTTTTTCTTTATATAAAAAAATTAGAAAAAAATTTCCAAATCTTGAACTTATTGCAAGTGGTGGAATTAGAAATATAGAGGATATCAATCAATTATATGATTTGGGATGCTATGGAGCAATTATTGGAAAAGCTATATATGAAAAGAAAATATTCTTATCAGAACTTATGAATTGGAAAAAAAATAATCAAAAAAGATGTTATTAA